The following proteins come from a genomic window of Varunaivibrio sulfuroxidans:
- a CDS encoding Flp family type IVb pilin, protein MIKTMLRVVHKPQKHRYRSPPSRLCHIFGAAIDDERGSVSVEYALIAVIISLVVIAGLSGIGTALKTFFSDAAGGF, encoded by the coding sequence ATGATCAAGACGATGCTTCGGGTCGTTCACAAGCCCCAAAAACACCGCTACCGGTCCCCACCATCGCGACTTTGCCATATCTTCGGCGCCGCGATCGACGATGAGCGAGGTTCGGTTTCCGTGGAGTACGCTTTGATCGCCGTTATCATTTCTTTGGTTGTTATCGCCGGCCTTTCGGGGATCGGTACGGCCTTGAAAACATTTTTTTCCGATGCCGCCGGCGGATTTTGA
- the rarD gene encoding EamA family transporter RarD translates to MNKTTRMRTALAGDTPALGGVFALSAFSIWGFFPLFFKLFEGVSAFDVLAHRVVWSVLFVSLALLMRRRWRTAAGHVRDWKKVRGSLLSGLAIAANWGIFIWAVGHDQVLEGSLGYFINPLVSVILAVIFLGERLRPWQWFSVALAGVGVFNMVVSFGAVPWVALSLALTFGSYGLLRKIAPVNSLDGLFLETLFLSPMAVAYLVWLAIHGEGAFVLGNGPWGGLSSMDVFLILSGVVTALPLLLFARAAKLIRLSTLGLVQYLVPTLQFSLAVFVFKEPFGADHLITFVLIWVALAIFSIDAMTHRRPVT, encoded by the coding sequence ATGAACAAAACAACTCGCATGCGTACGGCCTTGGCGGGCGATACGCCGGCCCTTGGGGGTGTTTTCGCCCTGTCGGCATTTTCCATCTGGGGATTTTTCCCTTTATTCTTCAAGCTATTTGAAGGTGTGTCGGCCTTTGACGTGTTGGCCCATCGGGTGGTTTGGTCGGTTCTTTTTGTTTCGCTGGCGTTGCTTATGCGGCGACGTTGGCGTACGGCGGCGGGCCATGTGCGCGACTGGAAAAAGGTGCGTGGCTCGCTATTGTCCGGCCTGGCGATTGCCGCCAACTGGGGTATTTTTATCTGGGCGGTGGGACACGATCAGGTCCTTGAAGGAAGCCTGGGGTACTTTATAAATCCCCTGGTTTCGGTCATTCTCGCCGTTATTTTCTTAGGCGAGCGATTGCGTCCATGGCAATGGTTTTCGGTCGCCTTGGCCGGTGTCGGCGTTTTCAATATGGTTGTCAGTTTCGGCGCCGTGCCCTGGGTGGCGTTAAGTTTGGCCCTGACTTTCGGTAGCTATGGGTTGTTGCGCAAAATCGCGCCGGTCAATTCCCTCGACGGCCTGTTCCTCGAAACGCTTTTTCTAAGCCCGATGGCGGTGGCGTATCTGGTTTGGCTGGCCATCCATGGCGAGGGTGCGTTCGTTTTGGGAAATGGCCCGTGGGGCGGTCTTTCGTCGATGGATGTTTTCCTGATTCTCAGCGGCGTCGTGACCGCGCTTCCTCTGTTGTTATTCGCCCGGGCGGCCAAGCTGATTCGTCTTTCGACTTTGGGGCTTGTGCAATATTTGGTGCCGACGCTGCAGTTCTCGCTCGCGGTTTTTGTGTTTAAGGAGCCTTTCGGCGCAGATCATTTGATTACATTTGTGCTGATCTGGGTGGCCTTGGCGATCTTTAGCATAGACGCCATGACCCATCGCCGTCCCGTGACTTGA
- a CDS encoding DMT family transporter has product MGNDYRRGIVLSALGILIISPDAMLVRLIASADPWQIAFWRTGLMGCSLLAYLLVRARVRRRPAFASIRGKTWIVVGLFSFSNISFIGALTHTSVANTLVILATMPFFAAILGWSLIGEKVASRTWVSIGLALTGTGVLVSGSLGGGHRMGDALALLTALMQGLNLIALRRFSVNDLVPPLCLSGFISALVLAPAAHPLGVSGHDFALLGLIGLVVLPLALSLFFSGARFVPAAEAALFTLIETVLGPFWAWLGAGEIPESTTLIGGAIVFAAIVLNTFRASLEYRRRMRRIVLEKSGG; this is encoded by the coding sequence ATGGGAAACGATTACCGTCGAGGAATAGTGCTGTCGGCGTTGGGTATTTTGATCATCAGCCCCGACGCCATGCTGGTGCGTTTGATAGCAAGCGCGGACCCGTGGCAGATTGCGTTCTGGCGTACGGGCTTGATGGGATGCAGCCTGTTGGCCTACCTCCTGGTGCGCGCGCGAGTGCGCCGGCGACCGGCGTTCGCCTCCATTCGTGGAAAGACGTGGATCGTGGTCGGTCTGTTTTCCTTCAGCAACATCAGCTTCATCGGCGCGTTGACCCACACGTCGGTCGCGAACACCTTGGTCATCTTGGCGACCATGCCTTTTTTCGCCGCCATTTTGGGTTGGTCGCTCATCGGTGAGAAAGTGGCGTCGCGGACGTGGGTCTCGATAGGGTTGGCGTTGACGGGAACCGGGGTTTTGGTTTCCGGCTCGCTGGGCGGCGGTCATAGGATGGGCGACGCCCTGGCGCTTCTTACCGCCCTGATGCAAGGCCTGAACCTGATCGCGTTGCGCCGTTTTTCCGTCAACGACTTGGTGCCGCCGTTGTGCCTATCGGGATTTATCAGCGCCCTTGTTCTTGCTCCGGCGGCCCATCCTTTGGGCGTGAGTGGTCACGATTTTGCCCTTCTCGGGCTCATCGGATTGGTGGTTTTGCCGTTGGCGCTGTCCTTATTTTTTTCCGGGGCCCGCTTCGTTCCCGCCGCCGAAGCCGCGTTGTTCACCCTGATCGAAACGGTTTTGGGTCCGTTTTGGGCTTGGTTGGGCGCGGGTGAGATACCCGAGAGCACAACGCTCATCGGTGGTGCGATCGTGTTTGCGGCGATTGTGCTCAACACGTTTCGGGCAAGCCTGGAATATCGCCGTCGGATGCGCCGGATCGTTCTGGAAAAATCAGGCGGATAG